A region of Solibacillus isronensis DNA encodes the following proteins:
- a CDS encoding small basic family protein: MWLPLLGLILGVVLGILTDIQIPSVYENYLSIAVLAALDTMVGGIRALLQQVYDDKVFISGFFFNIILAAGLAFLGVHIGVDLYLAAIFAFGVRLFQNIAVIRRLLLTKYENRRLKKEENS; encoded by the coding sequence ATGTGGTTACCACTTTTAGGTCTTATATTAGGTGTGGTATTAGGGATTTTAACAGATATTCAAATTCCATCTGTTTATGAAAACTATTTATCCATTGCTGTACTGGCGGCTCTCGATACTATGGTCGGCGGTATCCGTGCATTATTGCAACAAGTTTACGATGACAAAGTATTTATTTCCGGGTTTTTCTTTAATATAATTTTAGCAGCAGGATTGGCTTTTCTCGGTGTTCATATAGGTGTCGATCTTTATTTAGCCGCTATTTTTGCATTCGGAGTTCGACTGTTTCAGAATATCGCAGTCATTCGTCGGTTATTATTGACAAAATATGAGAACAGAAGGTTGAAAAAGGAGGAAAACTCTTAA
- the ftsA gene encoding cell division protein FtsA: MNHQEIYVSLDIGSSSIKVLIGEMNGDQLHVIGVGHVKSTGIRKGAIVDIDATVQSIKKAVDQAERMTGINIEEVVLGVPANQTVLQPVKGVVAVNGEDREITDDDLARVIDSAQVMSIPPERELVNLIPKQFIVDNLDEIKDPRGMIGIRLEMDATMITTSKTLVHNVLRCVERAGLQIREIYLQPLAAGNFALTEDEKNQGTAYIDLGGGSTTVAVFQDGLLTNTAVIPVGGDHITKDLSIVLKTPTEQAEKIKKQYGHAFYDDASDEQTFDVPVVGTDTTDQYSQRFISEIIGVRLEELFELVLDELARMGVQDLPGGVVISGGVAQLEGIAQLARQVMLTRVRIYTPDYIGVREPAFTTSVGLIRYAHAEDEFYGRSEPVPASSYAAPYPTQPTPSKKQSNVPERVDSASKVSVIDRAKNLLNKFFD, from the coding sequence TTGAATCATCAAGAAATTTATGTCTCACTCGATATTGGATCTTCTTCTATAAAGGTCCTGATCGGAGAGATGAACGGTGATCAATTGCACGTAATTGGTGTAGGTCATGTGAAATCAACAGGTATAAGAAAAGGTGCAATAGTTGATATAGATGCAACTGTACAGTCCATAAAAAAAGCTGTAGATCAAGCAGAGCGAATGACTGGTATTAATATAGAGGAAGTGGTGCTTGGAGTTCCTGCAAACCAGACAGTTTTACAGCCTGTTAAAGGGGTTGTAGCGGTAAACGGTGAAGACCGGGAAATCACGGACGATGATTTAGCTAGAGTAATAGACTCTGCACAGGTAATGTCGATTCCACCAGAGCGAGAGTTAGTAAATTTGATTCCGAAACAATTTATCGTAGACAACCTAGATGAGATTAAAGACCCGCGTGGTATGATTGGCATTCGTTTAGAGATGGATGCGACAATGATTACGACATCCAAGACGCTTGTACATAATGTTTTAAGATGTGTAGAACGTGCAGGCTTGCAAATTCGCGAAATTTATCTACAACCATTAGCAGCAGGAAATTTTGCGCTGACGGAAGATGAGAAAAATCAAGGAACTGCTTATATCGATTTAGGCGGCGGATCGACAACTGTTGCGGTATTCCAAGACGGACTGCTGACAAACACAGCTGTTATCCCGGTAGGCGGAGATCATATTACGAAAGATTTATCGATCGTATTAAAAACACCGACAGAACAAGCCGAAAAAATCAAAAAGCAGTATGGACATGCCTTTTACGATGATGCTTCCGATGAACAAACGTTTGATGTTCCTGTTGTTGGTACTGATACAACAGATCAATACAGCCAACGATTCATCTCAGAAATTATCGGAGTACGTTTAGAAGAGTTATTTGAATTAGTATTGGATGAATTAGCACGTATGGGGGTACAGGATTTACCGGGTGGTGTTGTCATTTCTGGCGGAGTAGCACAGCTTGAAGGAATTGCTCAGCTGGCGCGACAAGTAATGTTAACGCGTGTTCGCATTTATACACCGGATTACATCGGTGTACGCGAACCGGCCTTTACAACGTCAGTAGGTTTAATTCGTTATGCACATGCAGAAGACGAATTTTACGGAAGAAGCGAGCCGGTACCAGCTTCTTCATATGCAGCACCTTATCCTACTCAACCAACTCCTTCTAAAAAACAATCAAATGTGCCGGAGAGAGTAGATAGCGCAAGTAAAGTAAGTGTGATTGATCGCGCGAAAAACTTATTAAACAAATTTTTCGATTAA
- the ftsZ gene encoding cell division protein FtsZ: MLEFETDVEQLAVIKVIGVGGGGNNAVNRMIEHGVQGVDFIAVNTDAQALNLSKAEYKLQIGGKLTRGLGAGANPEVGKKAAEESREQLEEVLRGADMVFVTAGMGGGTGTGAAPVIASIARDLGALTVGVVTRPFTFEGRKRQTQAIGGITSMKEAVDTLIVIPNDKLLQIVDKSTPMLEAFREADNVLRQGVQGISDLIATPGLINLDFADVKTIMSDKGSALMGIGIAAGENRAVEAAKKAISSPLLETSIDGAKGVIMNITGGTNLSLFEVQEAADIVQLASDEEVNMIFGSVINDNLNDEIIVTVIATGFSDDFIIQKPQPVRPSIGVRQQAATSTNQPQQQQPVRQQDPVQQEAPRQTQQTNYQQDDALDIPTFLRNRRNR, translated from the coding sequence ATGTTAGAATTTGAAACGGATGTTGAACAATTAGCCGTTATTAAAGTAATCGGCGTTGGCGGAGGCGGTAACAATGCCGTAAACCGCATGATTGAACATGGTGTACAAGGTGTAGACTTTATCGCTGTAAATACAGATGCGCAAGCTTTAAATCTGTCAAAAGCTGAATATAAACTACAAATTGGCGGTAAATTAACACGTGGACTAGGTGCAGGAGCAAACCCTGAAGTAGGAAAAAAAGCTGCTGAAGAAAGCCGCGAACAATTGGAAGAAGTATTACGTGGTGCCGATATGGTATTCGTAACTGCCGGTATGGGCGGTGGTACTGGTACGGGTGCAGCACCGGTAATTGCATCAATCGCACGTGATCTAGGTGCATTGACAGTAGGTGTTGTAACACGTCCGTTTACATTTGAAGGCCGTAAACGCCAAACTCAGGCAATCGGCGGTATTACTTCAATGAAAGAAGCAGTTGATACATTAATCGTAATTCCAAACGATAAATTACTGCAAATTGTTGATAAATCAACTCCAATGCTGGAAGCGTTCCGTGAAGCGGACAATGTATTACGTCAAGGTGTACAAGGTATTTCAGATTTAATCGCAACACCTGGTTTAATTAACTTGGACTTTGCCGATGTAAAAACAATTATGTCCGATAAAGGTTCTGCATTAATGGGTATCGGTATTGCTGCTGGTGAAAACCGTGCAGTAGAAGCTGCTAAAAAAGCAATTTCTTCTCCATTACTTGAAACATCAATCGATGGAGCAAAAGGTGTCATTATGAATATTACTGGCGGAACGAACTTAAGTTTATTTGAAGTTCAGGAAGCTGCCGATATTGTACAGCTCGCTTCAGATGAAGAAGTAAATATGATCTTCGGTTCTGTAATTAACGATAACTTAAATGATGAAATTATCGTAACGGTAATTGCAACAGGTTTCTCTGATGACTTTATTATTCAAAAGCCACAGCCTGTGCGTCCGTCAATCGGTGTTCGTCAACAAGCTGCAACAAGCACAAATCAACCGCAACAACAGCAGCCTGTACGTCAGCAAGATCCGGTGCAGCAAGAAGCGCCACGTCAAACACAACAAACAAACTATCAGCAAGACGATGCATTGGATATTCCGACATTTTTACGCAATCGTCGCAATCGCTAA